The Deinococcus sonorensis KR-87 genome includes a window with the following:
- a CDS encoding VLRF1 family aeRF1-type release factor: protein MLNPSDIERIEQLPEDAMVLMAVINTNPTLSDNEGNGLTTRAKQLMNDEGVPPTLAGRVLDDLGQARTGFGKSAFYVASEEMFERYDVQVDLPERIHYGRPLKAMIPTVLELMPRVGVLAVDREWARFFVIEQGELSEIRRRENVRLDDGKRWDTIVSGTRHVPGVQGSGGAGQGQPGSGPRSDSGYDLFEAKEAANQQRFYNEMSQQLSKLMQQHDLKHLVLAGPVQRVADFKAELPEKPPYELIGTTSVNGGVGWADAGQLLERVQPLLDELHRNEQEQLLSEVQEHGVMEMEPVLEMIQQARIYRLVIPEDGSQIHIYRSHNREVPYFTSKKDVAHSPLDDSLMERVTLDEVLPDLQQLYGLEVRRVHGDHAQRLVKEFGGLAGIPRY, encoded by the coding sequence ATGCTCAACCCAAGCGACATTGAACGCATTGAACAGCTGCCGGAAGACGCCATGGTGCTGATGGCGGTCATCAACACCAACCCTACCCTCTCCGACAACGAGGGCAACGGCCTGACCACCCGCGCCAAGCAGCTGATGAACGACGAGGGGGTGCCACCCACGCTGGCCGGCCGGGTGCTGGACGACCTGGGTCAGGCCCGGACCGGCTTCGGCAAGAGCGCCTTCTACGTCGCCAGCGAGGAGATGTTCGAGCGCTACGACGTGCAGGTGGACCTGCCGGAACGCATTCACTATGGCCGCCCGCTGAAGGCCATGATTCCCACGGTGCTGGAGCTGATGCCCAGGGTCGGGGTGCTGGCGGTGGACCGCGAGTGGGCACGCTTCTTTGTGATCGAGCAGGGCGAACTCTCTGAGATCCGCCGCCGCGAGAACGTGCGGCTCGACGACGGCAAGCGCTGGGACACCATCGTGTCCGGCACCCGCCACGTGCCGGGCGTGCAGGGCTCCGGCGGGGCCGGTCAGGGGCAGCCGGGCAGCGGCCCGCGCAGCGACAGCGGCTACGACCTGTTCGAGGCGAAGGAGGCGGCCAATCAGCAGCGCTTCTACAACGAGATGTCCCAGCAGCTGAGCAAGCTGATGCAGCAGCATGACCTGAAGCATCTGGTGCTGGCCGGGCCGGTGCAGCGGGTGGCGGACTTCAAGGCCGAGCTGCCGGAGAAGCCGCCGTACGAGCTGATCGGCACCACCAGCGTCAACGGGGGTGTGGGCTGGGCCGATGCCGGACAGCTGCTGGAGCGGGTGCAGCCGCTGCTCGACGAGCTGCACCGCAACGAGCAGGAACAGCTGCTCAGCGAGGTACAGGAACACGGCGTGATGGAGATGGAGCCGGTACTGGAGATGATTCAGCAGGCGCGCATCTACCGGCTGGTGATTCCCGAGGACGGCTCGCAGATCCACATCTACCGCAGCCACAACCGCGAGGTGCCGTACTTCACCAGCAAGAAGGACGTGGCGCACAGCCCGCTGGACGACAGCCTGATGGAGCGCGTTACGCTCGATGAGGTGCTGCCGGATCTGCAGCAGCTGTACGGCCTGGAGGTGCGACGCGTGCACGGGGACCATGCCCAGCGGCTGGTCAAGGAGTTCGGCGGTCTGGCCGGCATCCCGCGGTACTGA
- a CDS encoding DsbA family oxidoreductase has translation MTSTSESRAIQLYFDFLCPYAWRGVELADVLRREHGLHFELRHFSLVQGNHPENPDRKAPQWWLTDQAAEGGSEAQQGSLAAFLAAQAAMRQGEEAGWRFALALLRARHQQKAELHRPDVLQQVAEAAGLELPTFQQDLQDDAGLRAALRQDLQDSAALGVFGTPTFQLPEGGAAYFRYANLVTDPAQALALWQLYTSVLSDDARIETIKRPR, from the coding sequence ATGACCTCCACTTCAGAGTCCCGGGCGATTCAGCTGTACTTCGATTTCCTGTGCCCCTATGCCTGGCGCGGCGTGGAACTGGCCGACGTGCTGCGGCGCGAACACGGCCTGCACTTTGAGCTGCGCCACTTCTCGCTGGTGCAGGGCAATCATCCGGAGAACCCGGACCGCAAGGCGCCGCAGTGGTGGCTGACCGATCAGGCGGCTGAGGGTGGCAGCGAGGCGCAGCAGGGGAGCCTGGCGGCCTTCCTGGCGGCGCAGGCGGCCATGCGTCAGGGGGAGGAGGCCGGCTGGCGCTTTGCGCTGGCGTTGCTGCGGGCGCGGCACCAGCAGAAGGCCGAGTTGCACCGGCCGGACGTGCTGCAGCAGGTGGCCGAGGCGGCGGGCCTGGAACTGCCGACCTTCCAGCAGGACCTGCAGGATGACGCCGGACTGCGGGCCGCGCTGCGCCAGGACCTGCAGGACAGCGCCGCACTGGGGGTCTTCGGGACGCCCACCTTCCAGCTGCCGGAGGGCGGGGCCGCGTACTTCCGGTACGCCAATCTGGTCACGGACCCGGCCCAGGCGCTGGCGCTGTGGCAGCTGTACACCTCGGTGCTGAGCGACGACGCGCGCATCGAGACCATCAAGCGACCCCGCTGA
- a CDS encoding 6-pyruvoyl trahydropterin synthase family protein, whose translation MPWTLSTEFTFDSAHTITGYDGPCGRLHGHTYRVRLQLTSERLRPSAHVRRSIMVADFKTLKWAKKDVTQGGLDHAYLNDLPDLGDDTTAEVIAAYLHRETLRRVKETLDEGDDGADLRLRVSLWETPDSCCEYWE comes from the coding sequence GTGCCCTGGACGCTGAGCACCGAGTTCACCTTCGACTCGGCGCATACCATCACCGGCTACGACGGCCCCTGCGGTCGGCTGCACGGCCATACCTACCGGGTGCGGCTGCAGCTGACCAGCGAGCGGCTGCGGCCCAGCGCCCATGTGCGGCGCAGCATCATGGTCGCGGACTTCAAGACGCTCAAGTGGGCCAAGAAGGACGTGACCCAGGGCGGCCTGGACCACGCCTACCTCAACGACCTCCCCGACCTGGGCGACGACACCACCGCCGAGGTGATCGCCGCCTACCTGCACCGTGAGACGCTGCGCCGGGTGAAGGAGACGCTGGACGAGGGCGACGACGGGGCGGACCTGCGGCTGCGGGTGAGCCTGTGGGAAACGCCCGACAGCTGCTGCGAGTACTGGGAATGA
- the rimO gene encoding 30S ribosomal protein S12 methylthiotransferase RimO, with the protein MTQQIEPATVPDIKKVGFISLGCPKALVDSERILTQLRAEGYQVASGYEDADTVIVNTCGFITPAVEESLNAIGEALDHGGRVIVTGCLGERPEKIMERHPKVAAITGSEAVDDVMAAVHQLLPPDQNPFTSLLPVGTRRDVLAPEVKLTPRHYAYLKIAEGCNHKCSFCIIPKLRGLQVSRDAGSVLYEAYRLVAGGTRELVVISQDTSAYGVDLRHRESEFQERQVTAHLTDLARELGELGVWVRMHYVYPYPHVERVVELMAQGKILPYLDVPLQHASPRILKLMRRPGAGKQLDTIRRWREICPELTIRSTFIVGFPGETEADFQLLLDFLEEAQLDRVGAFTYSDVEEADANALPDAVPQEVKEERLARFMEVAQRISTARLAQKVGRTLPVIIDEYNDDEGDAPGTRLIGRTQGDAPGIDGQVYLYAGAFAGQVKVGDIVNARIEDSDEYDLYGEVVARPEWRPNVPQLGHFVRH; encoded by the coding sequence ATGACACAGCAGATCGAGCCGGCCACCGTGCCGGACATCAAGAAGGTGGGCTTCATCAGCCTGGGGTGCCCCAAGGCCCTGGTGGACAGCGAACGCATCCTGACGCAGCTGCGCGCCGAGGGCTATCAGGTGGCCAGCGGCTACGAGGACGCTGACACGGTGATCGTGAACACCTGCGGCTTCATCACGCCCGCTGTCGAGGAGTCGCTGAACGCCATCGGCGAAGCGCTGGACCATGGCGGACGCGTCATCGTGACCGGCTGCCTGGGGGAACGGCCCGAGAAGATCATGGAGCGGCACCCCAAGGTGGCCGCCATCACCGGCAGCGAGGCGGTGGATGACGTGATGGCCGCCGTTCATCAGCTGTTGCCCCCGGACCAGAACCCCTTTACGTCGCTGCTGCCGGTCGGCACCCGCCGGGACGTGCTGGCCCCCGAGGTCAAGCTCACCCCGCGTCACTACGCCTACCTGAAGATCGCGGAGGGCTGCAACCACAAGTGCAGCTTCTGCATCATCCCCAAGCTGCGCGGTCTGCAGGTCAGCCGCGACGCCGGCAGCGTGCTGTACGAGGCGTACCGGCTGGTGGCCGGCGGCACCCGCGAGCTGGTGGTGATCTCGCAGGACACCAGCGCCTACGGGGTGGACCTGCGCCACCGCGAGTCGGAGTTTCAGGAGCGGCAGGTGACTGCCCACCTGACCGACCTCGCCCGTGAACTGGGCGAGCTGGGCGTGTGGGTGCGGATGCACTACGTCTACCCCTACCCGCACGTGGAGCGGGTGGTGGAACTGATGGCCCAGGGCAAGATCCTGCCGTACCTGGACGTGCCGCTGCAGCACGCCTCGCCGCGCATCCTGAAGCTGATGCGCCGCCCCGGGGCCGGCAAGCAGCTGGACACCATCCGCCGCTGGCGCGAGATCTGCCCGGAGCTGACCATCCGCAGCACCTTCATCGTGGGTTTCCCCGGCGAGACCGAGGCCGATTTCCAGCTGCTGCTGGATTTCCTGGAGGAGGCGCAGCTGGACCGGGTGGGGGCCTTCACCTACAGCGACGTGGAGGAGGCCGACGCCAACGCGTTGCCGGACGCGGTGCCGCAGGAGGTCAAGGAGGAGCGGCTGGCGCGCTTCATGGAGGTGGCGCAGCGCATCTCCACCGCCCGGCTGGCGCAGAAGGTGGGCCGCACTCTACCCGTCATCATCGACGAGTACAACGACGACGAGGGCGACGCGCCCGGCACCCGCCTGATCGGGCGCACCCAGGGCGACGCGCCGGGCATTGACGGGCAGGTCTACCTGTACGCCGGTGCCTTCGCCGGTCAGGTCAAGGTGGGCGATATCGTGAACGCGCGCATCGAGGACAGTGACGAGTACGACCTGTACGGCGAGGTGGTGGCCCGTCCCGAGTGGCGGCCCAACGTGCCGCAGCTGGGACACTTCGTCCGGCACTGA
- a CDS encoding arginase, whose amino-acid sequence MLLSIDWDAYSGPAEHVFDAPIWGTADREYDRLEAWRERVRKRGGQEWTALGPDYPLYPGWERLRRYAGVPAFLAWSHAHAQTWLERFPGRDVLNIDSHHDLVNRRGDAQRWRPGNWAGLGLETGLIRHYTVRYPAWHQTLRVAEGYDLERTRAELEPLLLPELWSRLTLERGDQLPEPAQVEALLLVQSPAWTSPAHDDALFQVVEWLQPQVLSAVCRRT is encoded by the coding sequence ATGCTGCTCAGCATCGACTGGGACGCGTACAGCGGTCCGGCCGAGCATGTCTTCGACGCCCCGATCTGGGGTACGGCGGACCGGGAGTATGACCGGCTGGAGGCCTGGAGAGAGCGGGTCCGGAAGCGCGGCGGGCAGGAGTGGACCGCGCTCGGCCCGGACTATCCGCTGTACCCCGGCTGGGAGCGGCTGCGGCGCTATGCGGGCGTGCCCGCTTTCCTGGCCTGGAGCCATGCTCATGCCCAGACGTGGCTGGAGCGATTTCCTGGGCGCGACGTGCTGAACATAGACAGCCACCACGACCTCGTGAACCGCCGGGGTGATGCCCAGCGGTGGCGGCCCGGCAACTGGGCCGGGCTAGGCCTGGAGACCGGGCTCATCCGGCACTACACCGTCCGGTACCCCGCGTGGCACCAGACGCTGAGGGTGGCGGAAGGGTACGACCTGGAGCGTACCCGCGCGGAACTGGAGCCGCTTCTTTTGCCAGAGCTGTGGTCCCGCCTCACGCTGGAGCGCGGCGATCAGCTGCCGGAGCCGGCGCAAGTGGAGGCGCTGCTGCTGGTGCAGTCGCCCGCCTGGACCAGCCCCGCCCACGACGACGCCTTGTTTCAGGTGGTGGAGTGGCTGCAGCCGCAGGTGCTGAGCGCCGTCTGCCGGCGCACTTGA
- the rplS gene encoding 50S ribosomal protein L19 has product MKINTGAILRSIEQPHLKGDLPDFQPGDTVRVETKVVEGTRTRNQAFEGVVIAINGSGSRKSFTVRKISFGEGVERVFPYHSPLVAKVTVLERGRVRRAKLYYLRELRGKAARIKSDRGRVMKDAARAQRQRDDAAAQAAQAAPAAESSDTQSE; this is encoded by the coding sequence ATGAAGATCAACACCGGTGCCATTCTGCGCAGCATCGAGCAGCCGCACCTCAAGGGCGACCTGCCGGACTTCCAGCCGGGCGATACCGTGCGCGTCGAGACCAAGGTGGTCGAAGGGACCCGGACCCGCAACCAGGCCTTCGAGGGCGTCGTGATCGCCATCAACGGGTCGGGCAGCCGCAAGAGCTTCACCGTCCGCAAGATTTCCTTCGGTGAGGGTGTGGAGCGCGTGTTCCCGTACCACAGCCCGCTGGTCGCCAAGGTGACGGTGCTGGAGCGTGGCCGTGTGCGCCGCGCCAAGCTGTACTACCTGCGCGAGCTGCGCGGCAAGGCCGCCCGCATCAAGAGCGACCGTGGCCGCGTGATGAAGGACGCCGCGCGCGCCCAGCGTCAGCGCGACGACGCGGCGGCCCAGGCCGCCCAGGCGGCCCCCGCCGCCGAGAGCAGCGACACCCAGAGCGAGTAA
- a CDS encoding ATP-binding protein translates to MAGLVTDSALHLMGQLQEITAQLAGVRTPQQVYDALLQRACGVLEASAGVIWVASGSGWTAQAQVGQLPVTLPALLEPDGLMTRALEQERPQFSEQTGHGAGVVLPLRRDGQPEAALVLWYSGPRSFPAHEQQFLSILALQSGIALGRVRSVSGLERRVAERTAAVIQQSEALDAFVRFTEVSVETADVLTLAQLAMDLLRSVLVDVSTVYYQLEDGVWKARLLSSDISPEVEALTRAGISPASPSFAAAVRAGGPYFQDRWSPDQEGLSAASMYAATARAPYFLGGAPHGLLAMSKRAVERWTQRERAVFRAVAKSLGLAFERAQAQREAEQRARQAEEAARAQSAFVAFTEMVGLRTDRHALFQAVFGVLGQHLPGLGAVAIEPEGERWVPRVWTDNLAPPLVRVLQAGLPLDPERLSQLQAHPEPLFMDREAWRQRRNMLPALDTFDLMAAYPLVLNGRVHSLLAFGLPSQAEAWSNADRALILAVGRGLTLAMERAMQAQELEAQRSVLQARTQALQDANEELEAFSYSVSHDLRTPVRHIKGFTELLQRDIAASGSEKALRYVGIIDQATNRMTALIDAMLNLSRTSRQELRIGPVPLPALVEQARRDTQPEVQEGRQIEWVIGALPTVLADHDTLQQVMTNLISNALKYTRTRPLTRIEVWAEETPTEWQVHVRDNGVGFEPKYSDKLFGVFQRLHRQEEFEGTGVGLANVRRIIVRQGGRVWATGVPQEGATFSFSLPRVPAQA, encoded by the coding sequence ATGGCCGGCCTCGTTACCGACTCTGCGCTTCACCTGATGGGCCAGCTTCAGGAGATCACCGCCCAGCTGGCGGGCGTGCGGACGCCCCAGCAGGTGTACGACGCGCTGCTGCAGCGCGCCTGTGGTGTGCTGGAGGCCAGTGCCGGCGTGATCTGGGTGGCGTCCGGCAGCGGCTGGACCGCGCAGGCGCAGGTGGGCCAGCTGCCGGTGACGCTCCCGGCGCTGCTGGAGCCGGACGGGCTGATGACGCGGGCGCTGGAGCAGGAGCGGCCGCAGTTCAGCGAGCAGACCGGGCACGGAGCGGGCGTGGTGCTGCCGCTGCGCCGCGACGGCCAGCCGGAGGCGGCGCTGGTGCTGTGGTACAGCGGCCCGCGCAGCTTCCCAGCGCACGAGCAGCAGTTTCTCTCGATCCTGGCGCTCCAGTCGGGCATCGCGCTGGGACGGGTCCGCAGTGTGAGTGGCCTTGAACGGCGGGTAGCCGAACGCACCGCCGCCGTGATCCAGCAGTCCGAGGCACTGGACGCGTTCGTGCGCTTCACGGAAGTCTCGGTCGAGACGGCCGACGTGCTGACGCTGGCCCAGCTGGCGATGGACCTGTTGCGGTCGGTGCTGGTGGACGTCTCGACCGTCTACTACCAGCTGGAGGACGGTGTGTGGAAGGCGCGGCTGCTCTCCAGCGACATCAGCCCGGAGGTGGAGGCGCTGACCCGCGCCGGCATCTCTCCCGCAAGCCCCAGCTTCGCGGCGGCAGTGCGGGCGGGCGGGCCCTACTTTCAGGACCGCTGGAGCCCGGACCAGGAAGGCCTGTCGGCGGCCAGCATGTACGCGGCCACCGCCCGCGCCCCCTACTTCCTGGGCGGCGCTCCCCACGGCCTGCTGGCGATGAGCAAGCGGGCCGTGGAGCGCTGGACCCAGCGCGAGCGGGCGGTGTTCCGGGCGGTGGCCAAGAGCCTGGGGCTGGCCTTCGAGCGGGCGCAGGCGCAGCGTGAAGCGGAGCAGCGCGCCCGTCAGGCAGAGGAGGCGGCCCGCGCCCAGTCGGCCTTCGTGGCCTTCACCGAGATGGTGGGGCTGCGCACCGACCGGCATGCCCTGTTTCAGGCGGTGTTCGGCGTGCTGGGCCAGCACCTGCCGGGCCTGGGCGCAGTGGCGATCGAGCCGGAGGGCGAGCGCTGGGTGCCGCGCGTCTGGACCGACAACCTGGCCCCGCCGCTGGTCCGGGTCCTGCAGGCCGGTCTGCCGCTGGACCCGGAGCGCCTGAGCCAGCTGCAGGCCCACCCGGAACCGCTGTTCATGGACCGGGAGGCGTGGCGGCAGCGCCGGAACATGCTGCCGGCGCTGGACACCTTTGACCTGATGGCGGCCTACCCGCTGGTGCTGAACGGCCGGGTGCACAGCCTGCTGGCCTTCGGGCTGCCCAGCCAGGCCGAAGCGTGGAGCAACGCCGACCGCGCGCTGATCCTGGCGGTGGGCCGGGGCCTGACGCTGGCGATGGAGCGGGCCATGCAGGCGCAGGAGCTGGAAGCGCAGCGCTCGGTGCTGCAGGCGCGCACCCAGGCGCTGCAGGACGCCAACGAGGAGCTGGAGGCCTTCAGCTACAGCGTGTCACACGACCTGCGGACTCCGGTGCGCCACATCAAGGGCTTCACCGAGCTGCTGCAGCGTGACATTGCCGCTTCCGGCAGCGAGAAGGCGCTGCGGTACGTCGGGATCATCGATCAGGCGACCAACCGCATGACCGCCCTCATTGACGCGATGCTCAACCTTTCGCGCACCTCGCGGCAGGAACTGCGGATCGGGCCGGTGCCGCTGCCCGCGCTGGTGGAGCAGGCGCGGCGCGACACCCAGCCGGAGGTGCAGGAGGGCCGGCAGATCGAGTGGGTGATCGGGGCGCTGCCCACCGTGCTGGCCGACCACGACACCCTCCAGCAGGTGATGACCAACCTGATCTCCAACGCGCTGAAATACACCCGCACCCGCCCGCTGACCCGCATTGAGGTGTGGGCCGAGGAGACGCCGACCGAGTGGCAGGTGCATGTGCGCGACAACGGGGTGGGCTTCGAGCCGAAATACAGCGACAAGCTGTTCGGGGTGTTCCAGCGGCTGCACCGCCAGGAGGAGTTCGAGGGCACCGGAGTGGGGCTCGCCAACGTGCGGCGCATCATCGTGCGGCAGGGCGGGCGGGTCTGGGCGACCGGCGTGCCTCAGGAGGGTGCCACCTTCAGCTTCAGCCTGCCGCGCGTCCCCGCGCAGGCCTGA
- the queF gene encoding preQ(1) synthase: protein MTIQDKPQQRGFDRRYDVQGLDAIDVAVLDTFPHVREDDPVRYPGEPMEIVISTDEFSPVCPWSGLPDFGRLEIRYLPRDKCVELKSLKYYLTSYRFVGIYHEHATRRVLGDLVTLLDPLSMTITADYGMRGGINTVCTARYAAPDQKQG from the coding sequence ATGACCATTCAGGACAAGCCGCAGCAGCGCGGCTTTGACCGCCGCTATGACGTGCAGGGCCTTGACGCCATCGACGTGGCGGTGCTGGACACCTTTCCGCACGTGCGCGAGGACGACCCCGTCCGTTACCCCGGCGAGCCGATGGAGATCGTGATCTCCACTGACGAGTTCTCGCCGGTGTGCCCCTGGAGCGGCCTGCCGGACTTCGGTCGGCTGGAGATCCGCTACCTGCCACGCGACAAGTGCGTGGAGCTCAAGAGCCTCAAGTACTACCTGACCAGCTACCGGTTCGTGGGCATCTACCACGAGCACGCCACCCGACGGGTGCTGGGCGACCTGGTGACGCTGCTGGACCCGCTGTCCATGACCATCACCGCCGACTACGGCATGCGCGGCGGCATCAACACCGTCTGTACCGCCCGCTACGCCGCGCCGGACCAGAAGCAGGGCTGA
- a CDS encoding MarR family winged helix-turn-helix transcriptional regulator, producing MDLTRPPQVQAWITLDRVQSLMSRRIQGRMADFELTRPQYSVLRLLLEQGPLTAQAISAQMGVTPANLTGPIDRLEAAGLLQRQRDDQDRRCVYLSLTQEGRARAEQVVPDLRQLVQQLFRALNPQELDALNHALGRLDQALNAEASEPQQVMS from the coding sequence ATGGATCTCACTCGTCCTCCACAGGTGCAGGCCTGGATCACCCTCGACCGGGTGCAGAGCTTGATGTCGCGGCGCATCCAGGGCCGCATGGCCGACTTTGAGCTGACCCGGCCGCAGTACAGCGTGCTGCGGCTGTTGCTGGAGCAGGGACCGCTCACGGCCCAGGCGATCAGCGCCCAGATGGGCGTGACCCCGGCCAATCTGACTGGCCCGATTGACCGCCTGGAGGCGGCGGGCCTGTTGCAGCGTCAGCGCGACGATCAGGACCGCCGCTGCGTGTACCTGAGCCTGACCCAGGAGGGCCGCGCCCGTGCCGAGCAGGTGGTGCCGGACCTGAGGCAGCTGGTCCAGCAGCTGTTCCGTGCGCTGAACCCCCAGGAACTGGACGCCCTGAACCACGCGCTCGGCCGCCTGGATCAGGCCCTGAATGCTGAAGCCTCCGAACCCCAGCAGGTGATGTCATGA
- a CDS encoding 7-carboxy-7-deazaguanine synthase QueE, which translates to MKYPVYERFYTWQGEGVHLGRAAYFIRLYGCPQACPWCDSAGTWHPEYRPAGVTLMSAQDLADRVAQESPAGAFVVITGGEPILFDLAPLVNLLHTLGRRVHIETSGIAPLRGALDWVTLSPKPFGTWPTPDVVARADEVKIIVQVPQDIQAGLDTLKGLRDDAVIWLHPEWSKARDRDMAVLNAITDAVKANPRLRAGYQMHKLYRADELDLHSDKRLIPLGGNTELGY; encoded by the coding sequence ATGAAGTACCCGGTCTACGAGCGCTTCTACACCTGGCAGGGCGAGGGGGTGCACCTGGGCCGCGCCGCCTACTTCATCCGGCTGTACGGCTGCCCGCAGGCCTGCCCGTGGTGCGACAGCGCCGGGACGTGGCATCCGGAGTACCGCCCGGCGGGCGTGACCCTGATGAGCGCCCAGGACCTCGCGGACCGGGTGGCCCAGGAGAGCCCGGCGGGGGCCTTCGTGGTGATCACCGGGGGCGAGCCCATCCTGTTTGACCTGGCCCCGCTGGTGAACCTGCTGCACACCCTGGGCCGCCGGGTCCACATCGAGACCAGCGGCATCGCGCCGCTGCGGGGCGCTCTGGACTGGGTGACGCTCAGCCCCAAGCCGTTCGGCACGTGGCCCACCCCGGACGTGGTGGCCCGCGCCGACGAGGTCAAGATCATCGTGCAGGTGCCGCAGGACATTCAGGCCGGGCTGGACACGCTGAAGGGCCTGCGCGACGACGCCGTGATCTGGCTGCATCCGGAGTGGAGCAAAGCCCGGGACCGGGACATGGCCGTGCTGAACGCCATCACCGACGCGGTGAAGGCCAATCCGCGTCTGCGGGCCGGCTACCAGATGCACAAGCTCTACCGCGCCGACGAGCTGGACCTGCACAGCGACAAACGCCTGATCCCGCTGGGCGGGAACACCGAACTGGGGTACTGA
- the queC gene encoding 7-cyano-7-deazaguanine synthase QueC, producing the protein MTPSNRAVVLLSGGLDSSTVLALAQEAGDHCTALSFRYGQRHTIELERASRIARHFGADHRVIDINIGSFGGSALTDEAMDVPTDGTADGVIPSTYVPGRNTVFIAVGLSLAEAIGAERLYLGINAVDYSGYPDCRPEYLEAYQRLADLSSKAGLEGRGAKLTAPLILLSKPDIVREALRLGVPVQETWSCYQGGDEPCGVCDSCRIRDAALIEAGHPELATPVGRTLAGR; encoded by the coding sequence ATGACACCTTCCAACCGCGCCGTGGTGCTGCTCTCCGGCGGCCTGGATTCCAGCACCGTGCTTGCCCTGGCCCAGGAGGCCGGCGACCACTGCACCGCCCTCTCGTTCCGCTACGGCCAGCGCCACACCATCGAACTGGAACGCGCCAGCCGCATCGCCCGGCACTTCGGGGCCGACCACCGCGTCATCGACATCAACATCGGCAGCTTCGGCGGCAGCGCCCTGACCGACGAGGCGATGGACGTGCCCACCGACGGCACCGCTGACGGGGTGATTCCGTCCACCTATGTGCCAGGGCGCAACACCGTCTTCATTGCGGTGGGGCTCAGCCTGGCCGAAGCCATTGGCGCCGAGCGGCTGTATCTGGGCATCAACGCGGTGGACTACAGCGGCTACCCCGACTGCCGGCCCGAGTACCTGGAGGCCTACCAGCGCCTCGCGGACCTGTCCAGCAAGGCCGGGCTGGAGGGCCGGGGCGCGAAACTGACAGCGCCGCTGATCCTGCTCAGCAAGCCCGACATCGTGCGCGAAGCGCTGCGGCTGGGCGTACCGGTGCAGGAGACCTGGAGCTGCTACCAGGGCGGCGACGAGCCGTGTGGGGTCTGCGACAGCTGCCGCATCCGGGACGCCGCCCTGATCGAGGCGGGCCACCCGGAACTCGCCACCCCGGTGGGCCGCACGTTAGCCGGACGCTAG
- a CDS encoding spermidine synthase produces the protein MIPWTLEGRALIPGGRDELLLWRRGDEFSIRIRGYVSELMNSRVHGSEEQLARLGCAPLQGRPNPHVLIGGLGMGYTLAAALQALPGDARVTVAELVPEVVEWNQGDLGACAGRPLEDRRVEVAQGDVARLLRSGPPRYDAVLLDVDNGPESMTHKDNDWLYSLAGLQATRQVLTPGGVLAVWSAAPDDRFTARVRRAGYTVEVHAVRARAGGKGARHTVWVARRP, from the coding sequence GTGATTCCCTGGACCCTGGAGGGCCGCGCCCTGATTCCCGGTGGCCGGGACGAACTGCTGCTGTGGCGGCGCGGCGACGAGTTCTCGATCCGCATTCGCGGCTACGTGAGCGAACTGATGAACAGCCGGGTCCATGGCAGTGAGGAACAGCTGGCCCGGCTCGGCTGCGCGCCCCTGCAGGGCCGCCCGAATCCGCACGTGCTGATCGGTGGGCTGGGGATGGGCTACACGCTGGCCGCCGCCCTCCAGGCCCTGCCCGGCGACGCCCGCGTCACGGTGGCCGAACTGGTGCCGGAAGTGGTGGAGTGGAACCAGGGCGACCTGGGCGCGTGTGCGGGCCGCCCGCTGGAGGACCGGCGGGTGGAGGTGGCCCAGGGCGACGTGGCGCGCCTGCTGCGGAGCGGCCCGCCGCGCTACGACGCGGTGCTGCTGGACGTGGACAACGGCCCGGAAAGCATGACCCACAAGGACAACGACTGGCTGTACTCGCTGGCCGGCCTGCAGGCCACCCGGCAGGTGCTGACGCCCGGCGGCGTGCTGGCGGTCTGGTCAGCGGCCCCCGATGACCGCTTCACGGCCCGGGTGCGGCGGGCCGGCTACACGGTGGAGGTGCATGCGGTCCGGGCACGGGCCGGCGGCAAGGGCGCCCGGCACACCGTGTGGGTGGCCCGCCGCCCCTGA